One stretch of Halapricum desulfuricans DNA includes these proteins:
- a CDS encoding glycosyltransferase family 2 protein has product MHTLAHLVATVVFAFGVFAVSLYALINVGYLLLHALALLELRDNVRESRWDPPFRQFASPFYPGIGVVVPAYNEEATIAESVQSMLSLNYPELEVVVVNDGSTDRTLEQLIDTFDLESVDAEVPFEVPAEEIHDVYRSTTYEELLVVDKENGGKSDALNAGLWLTEMPLFCAVDADTIIDRDALLSLVRPFLNEPTTAVASGGVIRVANASTIEDGVVKETALPKTGLPGIQVMEYLRAFYSGRLGLNRVNGLILISGAFGLFRTDVVQEIGGYRHDTITEDFDIVVRLHRYLKEHDRTYTVDFVPEPVAWTEVPSKLRVLSRQRRRWFRGMVETIVTHRRMLFNRRYGRVGTVILPFFVAAETVGRLVEGLGYVVLPLAWYFGLLNVEFFLVFVLLTTGFGIFLSWFGVFSEVWSFNRYDSPWQILRLLWYGVLENVGYRQWRAFIAWRGLFEYLRGVETWGAMERAGFTTGDD; this is encoded by the coding sequence ATGCACACGCTCGCACATCTCGTCGCGACGGTCGTGTTCGCCTTCGGCGTCTTTGCCGTCAGTCTCTACGCGCTGATCAACGTCGGCTATCTCCTGTTGCACGCGCTGGCACTGCTCGAACTGCGCGACAACGTCCGGGAGTCGCGCTGGGACCCGCCGTTTCGGCAGTTCGCCAGCCCGTTTTACCCCGGAATCGGGGTCGTCGTCCCGGCCTACAACGAGGAGGCGACGATCGCCGAGAGCGTGCAGTCGATGCTCTCGTTGAACTATCCGGAACTGGAAGTCGTCGTGGTCAACGACGGCTCAACCGATCGTACGCTCGAACAGCTGATCGATACCTTCGATCTCGAATCTGTCGACGCCGAGGTCCCGTTTGAGGTCCCAGCCGAGGAGATTCACGACGTATACCGATCGACGACCTACGAAGAACTGCTCGTCGTTGACAAGGAAAACGGCGGCAAAAGCGACGCGCTCAACGCCGGCCTGTGGCTGACCGAGATGCCGCTATTTTGCGCCGTCGACGCCGATACGATCATTGACCGAGACGCGCTGCTGTCACTGGTCCGGCCGTTCCTGAACGAGCCGACGACGGCCGTCGCGTCCGGTGGCGTGATCCGGGTCGCCAACGCGTCTACGATCGAGGACGGGGTCGTCAAAGAGACCGCGCTACCGAAGACCGGGTTGCCGGGGATTCAGGTGATGGAGTACCTACGGGCGTTCTATTCGGGGCGGCTAGGCCTCAATCGCGTCAACGGTCTCATCCTCATCTCCGGCGCGTTCGGACTGTTCCGGACCGATGTCGTCCAAGAGATCGGTGGCTACAGACACGACACGATCACCGAGGACTTCGACATCGTCGTTCGCCTGCATCGCTATCTCAAAGAGCACGACCGGACCTACACCGTCGATTTCGTCCCGGAGCCGGTCGCGTGGACGGAGGTCCCCTCGAAGTTACGAGTACTCAGCAGGCAGCGCCGGCGGTGGTTCCGGGGGATGGTCGAGACGATCGTGACGCACAGACGGATGTTGTTCAATCGCCGGTACGGCCGGGTCGGGACAGTAATCCTGCCGTTCTTCGTCGCAGCGGAGACAGTTGGCCGGCTCGTCGAGGGCCTCGGATACGTCGTGTTGCCACTGGCGTGGTATTTCGGACTGTTGAACGTCGAGTTCTTCCTCGTGTTCGTCCTGCTGACGACCGGGTTCGGTATCTTCCTGTCGTGGTTCGGCGTGTTTAGCGAGGTCTGGAGCTTCAACCGCTACGACAGCCCCTGGCAGATCCTTCGACTGCTGTGGTACGGTGTGCTGGAGAACGTCGGCTACAGACAGTGGCGAGCGTTTATCGCCTGGCGCGGGCTGTTCGAGTACCTCCGTGGCGTCGAGACGTGGGGCGCGATGGAGCGAGCCGGTTTCACCACCGGGGATGATTAG
- a CDS encoding HEAT repeat domain-containing protein produces the protein MIGFVLAVTAFGYSVPRTVVLVFVALVVGLLLAVQFYLTIGLSVYRSVKQTRHDRVEPELRGELLDRLFAEDPGWEAWVGGLSTVERDVVESLLDEHLRELDGTEAETLRGLGDALGIPERAGQRLEAGDEYERLHALTWLTLLRRPGPHLESSFEPRTPRERASVVTLLEQTDRLADEETGIEILLDGIDAQFTVFGQDTLYRVARRDPAPLLRTASVAYQTWPEPLLGQVLAVCAQLETSVRDGELAWIVAVLETGTEATRAAAADALASFGWRESLRDRAFLERAVNDPSPRVRNAVYEMLASWGDRAALDVLQQALAEETDPGALTAGMTALARRRDRFETDPGVMLGAAWDWSLEHVEYDRLARRAETQKVR, from the coding sequence ATGATCGGGTTCGTCCTCGCCGTGACGGCGTTCGGGTATTCCGTTCCGCGAACTGTGGTGCTCGTGTTCGTCGCGCTCGTCGTCGGTCTCCTGCTCGCGGTGCAGTTCTATCTCACGATCGGCCTCTCTGTCTATCGCTCGGTGAAGCAAACGCGTCATGACCGAGTCGAGCCGGAACTGCGTGGTGAACTTCTCGACCGGCTGTTCGCCGAGGACCCGGGCTGGGAGGCGTGGGTCGGTGGTCTCTCGACCGTCGAACGTGACGTCGTCGAGTCGCTTTTGGACGAACATCTCCGAGAACTCGACGGCACCGAAGCCGAGACGCTTCGAGGCCTGGGGGACGCACTCGGAATCCCCGAGCGTGCGGGTCAGCGACTTGAAGCCGGTGACGAGTACGAGCGCTTGCACGCGCTCACGTGGCTGACACTGCTACGTCGCCCGGGACCGCACCTCGAATCGTCGTTCGAGCCCCGGACGCCACGCGAGCGCGCGTCAGTGGTTACGCTGCTGGAGCAGACTGACCGACTCGCGGACGAGGAGACTGGCATAGAGATCCTGCTCGACGGTATCGACGCGCAGTTCACCGTATTCGGACAGGACACGCTCTATCGCGTCGCACGCCGGGATCCCGCTCCCCTGCTTCGGACGGCAAGCGTGGCCTATCAGACGTGGCCCGAACCGCTGTTGGGGCAGGTGCTCGCGGTCTGTGCACAGCTGGAAACAAGCGTTCGAGACGGCGAACTGGCCTGGATCGTCGCTGTGCTTGAGACCGGCACAGAGGCCACGCGGGCCGCCGCTGCCGACGCGCTCGCCAGTTTCGGGTGGCGAGAGTCGCTCCGCGATCGGGCGTTTCTCGAACGCGCGGTAAACGATCCATCGCCGCGCGTTCGAAACGCAGTCTACGAGATGCTCGCGTCGTGGGGCGACCGAGCGGCGCTTGACGTCCTCCAGCAGGCGCTGGCAGAGGAGACGGATCCCGGTGCGCTCACGGCGGGGATGACGGCACTGGCAAGACGACGGGACCGCTTCGAGACCGACCCCGGCGTGATGCTTGGGGCGGCGTGGGACTGGAGTCTCGAACACGTCGAGTACGACCGTCTCGCACGCCGGGCGGAGACCCAGAAGGTGCGCTAG
- a CDS encoding response regulator transcription factor: MTSVLVVDDDETIRQLVTHRLEASGYEVRACKDGREAADLLDGECDPDLVVLDVMMPRLNGTRLARMVRNGELSVRPDLPIVMLTSRGREEHVLEGFEAGVDDYISKPFRSSELLARISRHIGV; the protein is encoded by the coding sequence ATGACGTCGGTACTCGTCGTCGACGACGACGAAACGATCAGACAGCTGGTCACACACCGGCTCGAAGCCTCCGGATACGAGGTTCGGGCCTGTAAGGACGGCCGCGAGGCTGCCGACCTGCTCGACGGTGAGTGCGACCCCGATCTGGTCGTGTTGGACGTGATGATGCCGCGCCTCAACGGCACTCGGCTCGCACGGATGGTCCGAAACGGGGAGCTGTCGGTCCGACCCGACCTGCCGATCGTCATGCTCACCTCTCGCGGGCGCGAGGAGCACGTTCTCGAAGGGTTCGAGGCCGGCGTCGACGATTACATATCGAAACCGTTCCGCAGCTCCGAACTGCTGGCCCGGATCAGCCGTCACATCGGTGTGTGA
- a CDS encoding PAS domain-containing sensor histidine kinase: MSDTSDADTSTEGFQIGGEHGENVYETIFCEIEDAVFLIDVEQTDDDYTFTFRRNNASHQEQTGISEDEIRGRTPAELLGEKQGAEVSARYRRCVEQEETIEYEETLDLPGGTKHWQTKLTPIIGDGDIRGIVGVARDVTERKEQRRELQRLKERLELAVEGANLGVWDWDMTTDEVEFNEQWAELLGHSLEEIEPRLEEWETRVHPDDLDAVEDALERHIAGEAEYYDTEHRMQTADGDYRWIRDVGKVVERDADGEPARAVGIHLDIDDRKTSERQLKEERDMFTQGPAVVFKWREAEGWPVEYVSENVEDVLGYTAEQFRSGAIAYGDIIHDQDRERVFEEVAEHSDGETDQFSHDPYRIVTPDGAVRWVLDYTKNVRKSGEITHRLGYLVDITERQQNEIYLKEAQEVADIGWWRKAIPSDRIYWSDRVYEMWGADGEGGYLDHERFREYIHPGDVDRVERAWQDALEGEAYDIEHRIVTGDGTVKWMREVAEFTRDASGEPIEAVGIVQDITERRRDEQALQAAQQNLRKVIDLVPDLIFAKNREGEYLLANEATAEAYGLTPADVEGKREVEILPGANDSDEFREDDIDVIESGEPKEIPEETLTTADGEVRVFQTTKIPYQVPGSGGDAMLGYARDITDLKAYEQTLEEQRDTLELLNKVMRHDIRNKLTVMVSYTELLQESLADETDREYARRVLNAGQEVVEIAEMAEDVTDVLLRADVDWSPVELRPALERQIEQIRSDHERATVAVEGTIPDVAVLADDMLEVVFRNILTNAIFHNDKDVPEVTVSGHLNEGTVRIRIADNGPGIADDHKEQIFAEGEQGLDSTGTGLGLYLVKTLVDQYGGTVRVEDNEPEGSVFVVVLPTVE, encoded by the coding sequence ATGTCAGACACCTCTGATGCGGACACCTCTACTGAAGGCTTTCAAATCGGCGGTGAGCACGGGGAAAACGTCTACGAGACGATCTTTTGCGAAATCGAGGACGCGGTCTTTCTGATCGATGTCGAACAAACCGACGACGACTATACGTTTACGTTCCGACGGAACAACGCGTCCCATCAGGAACAGACTGGCATTTCCGAAGACGAGATTCGGGGGCGCACACCGGCGGAACTGCTCGGCGAGAAACAGGGCGCAGAGGTTTCGGCGCGCTATCGCCGGTGTGTCGAACAGGAAGAGACGATCGAGTACGAGGAGACACTGGATCTCCCCGGAGGGACGAAACACTGGCAGACGAAACTCACGCCGATCATCGGAGACGGCGACATAAGGGGGATCGTCGGGGTCGCCAGAGACGTGACAGAGCGAAAGGAACAGCGGCGAGAGCTGCAGCGTCTCAAAGAGCGACTCGAACTTGCCGTCGAGGGCGCGAATCTGGGCGTCTGGGACTGGGATATGACCACAGACGAGGTGGAGTTCAACGAGCAGTGGGCCGAACTGCTCGGTCACTCGCTCGAGGAGATCGAACCGCGTCTCGAGGAGTGGGAAACGCGGGTCCATCCCGACGACCTCGACGCCGTCGAGGACGCCCTCGAGAGACACATCGCAGGCGAGGCCGAGTACTACGACACGGAACACCGAATGCAGACTGCCGACGGCGACTACAGGTGGATCCGGGACGTCGGCAAGGTCGTCGAACGCGACGCGGACGGCGAGCCGGCTCGGGCCGTTGGCATCCACCTCGATATCGACGACCGCAAGACGTCCGAACGGCAGTTGAAAGAGGAGCGGGATATGTTCACACAGGGGCCCGCAGTCGTCTTCAAGTGGCGAGAGGCCGAAGGGTGGCCGGTCGAGTACGTCTCCGAGAACGTCGAAGACGTACTCGGGTACACGGCCGAACAGTTCCGGTCGGGAGCGATAGCCTACGGGGACATCATCCACGACCAGGACCGCGAGCGGGTGTTCGAGGAAGTCGCCGAGCACAGCGACGGGGAGACCGACCAGTTCAGTCACGACCCGTATCGGATTGTCACCCCCGACGGAGCCGTTCGGTGGGTACTCGATTATACCAAAAACGTCCGAAAAAGCGGTGAGATCACCCACCGGCTCGGCTATCTCGTCGACATCACCGAGCGTCAGCAAAACGAGATTTATCTCAAGGAGGCTCAGGAGGTCGCCGACATCGGCTGGTGGCGTAAAGCGATTCCCTCCGATCGGATTTACTGGTCGGATCGCGTCTACGAGATGTGGGGCGCCGACGGCGAAGGCGGCTATCTCGATCACGAACGGTTCCGCGAGTACATCCACCCCGGAGACGTCGACCGTGTCGAGCGGGCCTGGCAGGATGCTCTCGAGGGGGAAGCGTACGATATCGAACACCGGATCGTCACCGGCGACGGGACAGTGAAGTGGATGCGCGAAGTCGCCGAATTCACCCGCGACGCGTCGGGCGAGCCGATCGAAGCGGTCGGCATCGTCCAGGATATTACTGAGCGGAGACGCGACGAACAGGCCCTTCAGGCGGCCCAACAGAACCTCCGGAAAGTCATCGACCTGGTGCCGGACCTGATCTTCGCGAAGAATCGTGAGGGAGAGTATCTGTTGGCCAACGAAGCGACGGCCGAAGCCTACGGGCTGACTCCGGCGGACGTCGAGGGCAAGCGTGAGGTCGAGATTCTGCCCGGCGCAAACGACTCCGACGAGTTCCGAGAGGACGACATAGACGTGATCGAGTCAGGGGAGCCAAAAGAGATACCCGAGGAGACGCTGACGACTGCCGACGGCGAAGTGCGCGTCTTCCAGACGACGAAAATCCCGTATCAGGTCCCGGGAAGCGGCGGCGACGCAATGCTGGGCTACGCGCGTGACATAACCGATCTCAAGGCGTACGAACAGACACTGGAGGAACAGCGAGACACGCTCGAACTCCTCAACAAGGTGATGCGACACGACATCCGGAACAAGTTGACGGTGATGGTGTCTTACACCGAGTTACTCCAGGAGTCGCTTGCAGACGAGACAGATCGAGAGTACGCCCGCCGGGTGCTCAACGCGGGTCAGGAGGTAGTCGAGATCGCAGAGATGGCCGAGGACGTCACGGACGTGTTGCTCCGGGCCGACGTGGACTGGTCTCCAGTGGAGTTGCGACCCGCACTCGAAAGACAGATCGAGCAGATCCGGTCGGACCACGAGCGCGCGACGGTCGCCGTCGAGGGGACGATTCCGGACGTGGCAGTACTGGCAGACGATATGCTGGAAGTGGTGTTTCGGAACATCCTGACGAACGCGATCTTCCACAACGACAAAGACGTCCCCGAAGTCACGGTATCGGGGCATCTCAACGAGGGCACGGTTCGAATACGCATCGCGGACAACGGTCCGGGAATCGCCGACGATCACAAGGAACAGATCTTCGCCGAGGGCGAGCAGGGCCTCGACAGCACGGGGACGGGGCTTGGGCTCTATCTCGTCAAGACCCTCGTAGACCAGTACGGCGGTACGGTCCGGGTTGAGGACAACGAACCGGAGGGAAGCGTGTTCGTCGTGGTACTGCCGACAGTCGAGTGA
- a CDS encoding permease has product MTPIDVLVPIIRAGIDETLSYLTLHVITCLVPAFFIAGGISAVLSDRFIKKYLSSDAPKLQAYSIASVSGVALAVCSCTILPMFAGLYKKGAGIGPATAFLFSGPAINVLAIVFTARVLGLPLGGARAFFAVAMAAGIGLTMALVFGSSNDSESPEGQTVATDGGQVVAERDRPLWVTGGFFGSQVAILLIAATGLLSWAVKAPLLAPWFALLGYLLYTQFDRDVIEEWLQETWFFTKAIFPLLIAGTFVIGIIGAVAAMAQGMGPLETVTTDAGETFTAHQVAPGLLTQGIFGETTVLSSGLASVIGAVLYMPTLLEVPIIGSLFGYTNGLMADGPALALLLAGPSLSLPNMLVIWKTIGTKRTALYISLVAVAATVAGLIWGLLIV; this is encoded by the coding sequence GTGACTCCGATCGACGTGCTCGTGCCGATCATACGGGCCGGAATCGACGAGACGCTGTCGTACCTGACGCTGCACGTCATTACGTGCCTGGTGCCGGCGTTTTTCATCGCGGGCGGGATCTCCGCGGTGTTGTCGGACCGGTTCATCAAGAAGTACTTGAGCAGCGACGCGCCCAAGCTTCAGGCGTACTCCATCGCGTCGGTGTCGGGCGTCGCGCTGGCGGTGTGTAGCTGCACAATCTTGCCGATGTTCGCCGGCCTCTACAAGAAGGGCGCGGGGATCGGTCCCGCGACGGCCTTTCTGTTCTCGGGCCCGGCGATCAACGTCCTGGCGATCGTGTTCACCGCCCGCGTGCTCGGATTGCCGCTGGGCGGCGCGCGAGCGTTCTTCGCGGTCGCGATGGCCGCCGGGATCGGCCTGACGATGGCCCTGGTATTCGGCAGTAGCAACGACAGCGAGTCGCCCGAGGGGCAGACCGTCGCCACCGACGGCGGGCAGGTCGTCGCCGAGCGCGACCGCCCCCTCTGGGTGACGGGCGGCTTTTTCGGCAGTCAGGTCGCGATCCTGCTGATCGCAGCGACCGGCCTGCTCTCCTGGGCGGTCAAGGCTCCGCTGCTCGCGCCGTGGTTCGCGCTGCTGGGGTACCTGCTGTACACGCAGTTCGACCGCGACGTGATCGAGGAGTGGCTCCAGGAGACGTGGTTCTTCACGAAGGCGATCTTCCCGCTTCTGATCGCCGGGACGTTCGTCATCGGGATCATCGGCGCTGTGGCCGCCATGGCTCAGGGAATGGGGCCGCTGGAGACGGTCACGACCGACGCCGGCGAGACCTTCACCGCCCATCAGGTCGCGCCCGGGTTGTTGACCCAGGGGATCTTCGGCGAGACGACGGTGCTCTCGTCGGGCTTGGCGTCGGTCATCGGCGCGGTGCTGTACATGCCGACGCTGCTCGAGGTCCCCATCATCGGGTCGCTGTTCGGCTACACCAACGGCCTGATGGCCGACGGCCCCGCCCTGGCGTTGCTGCTCGCGGGCCCGTCGCTGTCGCTGCCGAACATGCTTGTCATCTGGAAGACCATCGGCACCAAGCGGACGGCCCTGTACATCAGCCTCGTGGCGGTCGCCGCGACCGTCGCAGGGCTGATCTGGGGGCTGCTGATCGTCTGA
- a CDS encoding thioredoxin family protein has protein sequence MKIEVIGPGCARCKKTAQNVNKALETLDGEIEASVEKVEAQMEIIDRGVMHTPAVAVDGDVAIEGEIPDVDQLVDLFQTA, from the coding sequence ATGAAAATCGAAGTCATCGGACCTGGCTGCGCCAGGTGCAAGAAGACCGCACAGAACGTCAACAAAGCGCTCGAGACGCTCGACGGAGAGATCGAGGCGAGCGTCGAAAAGGTCGAAGCACAGATGGAGATCATCGACCGCGGCGTGATGCACACGCCCGCAGTCGCCGTCGACGGCGACGTCGCAATCGAGGGCGAGATTCCCGACGTCGATCAACTCGTCGATCTGTTCCAGACGGCCTAG
- a CDS encoding ArsR/SmtB family transcription factor — translation MSSQSNDYRVSPEAMSELESVASTCDVETARDIFQALSDDRRLTIMRLLGESELCVCDLVELFDIEYSKLSYHLKKLKEANLVEADREGNYVTYRPTERGEDVIEMVREMC, via the coding sequence ATGTCCTCCCAATCGAACGACTACCGGGTTTCGCCCGAAGCGATGTCGGAGCTGGAGTCGGTGGCCTCGACGTGCGACGTCGAGACCGCCCGCGACATCTTCCAGGCGCTGTCCGACGACCGACGGCTCACGATCATGCGGCTGCTCGGCGAGTCGGAACTCTGTGTCTGTGACCTGGTCGAGTTGTTCGACATCGAGTACTCGAAACTCTCCTATCACCTCAAGAAACTCAAGGAGGCGAACCTCGTCGAAGCGGACCGGGAGGGCAACTACGTGACCTACCGACCGACCGAGCGCGGCGAGGACGTCATCGAGATGGTCCGCGAGATGTGCTAA